ACGCCTGCTCCGGGTTTCCGGACGCTGCCTCGACAGCAGCCAGGTCGCCGTAGACGACGGTGCGCTGTTTGTCCTCGCCGGGGGACATCGCGTCCAGGACGCCGAGGAGTGTCTCGCGAGCCTGTGGAAGGTGGCCCGCAATCATCTGGGTGTTTCCCTTGAACGCCGCCAGCCGCGCCGGGGAGAACCAGTCCATCCACTCCGGTGAGGCGTGGTCGTTGCCTGAATGCAGGACGTCCTCGGCGTGCCCGATCAGATGCAGGGCGGTGCGAGCGTTGCCGCACCGGGTCTCACATTCGGCTTCCACCGCGTCCAGCCATGCGAGGAACTCCGCGGAAGCGGGGGCGCGGCGGGCGTACGTGCGTGCCGCGATCATTCGCTCCAATGCCGCGTCACGATCAGCCGCCCAGCCCGGGATGAAGGCCATGTGCGCGATGACCGCCGAGCCGAGCAGCGAATCGTCGGCCTCACCCGCGGCTTGCAGCGCCAGGAGGAGGGTGTCGTTCGCCGTGCTTGGTTGACGGAGGTCGAAGAACTCGATCCGACCTGCGAGGAGGTACGTCTCCGCCAGCGCGGCCGCGACCGTGCGGCGCGTGGAGTCCGTGGTCTCAGGGAGCAACACGCAGCCCAGCGTCGCGTGCGCGATGATGGCGGGGTGCAGCTTGGTCGGTGCGACGGACCAATAGAGCCTGCGGTGGGAGCGCGTCACGGCTTCGAAGTCGAAGCCTGCGGTGGCTGGTTGAGGCGCCGCGACGACGCGTCCGGGTACGGCCGCCAGTCCGAGAACTGCAGCGCCGCCGGTCACCAGCGTGCGCCGGGCGTGGTTCGGCTGAGGTCTGTCCGATCCCCACGGTGGCGTGAAACCAAGTGCCTCCATGCTTTGGCCCAACAGATGTACGAGTACGCGCTGGCAGTCCGGTTGCGGCCAGGGTGCGTTGTCCGACTCCCAACGCCGAACCTGCCGCACGCCGACGGACAGGCCTCGAATACCCATCTGTCTTGCGTTCTCGGT
This portion of the Streptomyces mirabilis genome encodes:
- a CDS encoding transcriptional regulator; translation: MPRPTGNVRLKAARVAAGFNSQQDLADALTENARQMGIRGLSVGVRQVRRWESDNAPWPQPDCQRVLVHLLGQSMEALGFTPPWGSDRPQPNHARRTLVTGGAAVLGLAAVPGRVVAAPQPATAGFDFEAVTRSHRRLYWSVAPTKLHPAIIAHATLGCVLLPETTDSTRRTVAAALAETYLLAGRIEFFDLRQPSTANDTLLLALQAAGEADDSLLGSAVIAHMAFIPGWAADRDAALERMIAARTYARRAPASAEFLAWLDAVEAECETRCGNARTALHLIGHAEDVLHSGNDHASPEWMDWFSPARLAAFKGNTQMIAGHLPQARETLLGVLDAMSPGEDKQRTVVYGDLAAVEAASGNPEQACEYSGRALDQLAITWYATGMERVREVRRTLTPHQHQPCVRDLDDRLYDWSTTISALGR